A portion of the Acidisarcina polymorpha genome contains these proteins:
- the mobF gene encoding MobF family relaxase — MLQISKALSASKLQDYHKREFTSPDQNYWSQREQVQGQWQGQLAEKFGLSGAVGAEEFQRLSEGQHPYTAEQLVMHRQSFEYANADGKTVNSVQHRAGWDATFSPPKSVSLTALVGGDERIRTAHSEAVTIALTELERYTQARLGGNHPAETTGQFVVAKFEHDTARPVDGYAAPQLHTHAVIFNVTQRENGQTRALQEHGYFDSQQFATAVYQSELTYRLRNLGYEIEAGRSGAPEIKGYTLEYLDASSARRDQIRERMEKHGLHGYEAADIAAHASRSEKLMQTPAEVLAAHRHLAAEYGNQPDHVVAEAQERARIHTAERTHETVQKVAREAVTFARERSFEREAVTDERDLFRDALRRGMSEVTYTEVRANFETRIASGEFQLVPGEKHETGRQFTTAETIRTEKEILRQMQQGHGRAEQIMSIQAAVAHTEKQQHLNAGQRAAAEEILTSRDVVQGLEGRAGVGKTTLLKSVREAAETRGYVVEGFAPTSRAANQLREAGISADTLQGFLVRARQATADRHLYMVDESSLASTKQVRDFLTKLESGDRVLLIGDTRQHQGVEAGKPFEQLVKAGMKTAQLDQIVRQREAPELLRAVEHLSRGEIAEGVALLEQQGRVTEIADPQQRIAAIARSYAASPENTIVVSPDNASRRQINQAVRSELQALGAVASEGYAMRVLAPRSDMTGADRTWAARYAVDDVLYYPRGSQDIGIGRQSYTKVIATQSKNNLLTVLKEDGATVTYNPARLYGVNVYRELEREFAVGDRLGFTAPSKELGVANRDLGTVQHIDKGNQLSVKMDNGKSISFDANQMRHIDHGYAVTSHSSQGLTADRVLVNIDTRSHPELINTRFAYVSVSRAAQDAQIFTNDASKLATNLTNAVSKTSAIEVGTGFGI, encoded by the coding sequence ATGCTGCAAATCTCCAAGGCGCTTTCGGCCTCTAAATTACAGGACTACCACAAGCGCGAATTCACCTCGCCTGACCAGAACTATTGGAGTCAGAGAGAGCAGGTGCAGGGCCAGTGGCAAGGACAACTTGCGGAGAAGTTTGGCCTGTCCGGCGCGGTAGGCGCGGAAGAGTTTCAACGTCTATCCGAAGGGCAACATCCGTACACTGCCGAGCAGCTTGTCATGCACCGGCAGTCCTTTGAGTACGCGAACGCTGATGGAAAGACCGTCAACTCCGTACAACATCGCGCAGGTTGGGATGCTACGTTTTCGCCTCCCAAGTCGGTGTCGCTGACCGCCCTGGTAGGCGGCGATGAACGGATACGAACAGCGCACTCCGAGGCCGTCACCATCGCGTTGACGGAGTTGGAACGCTATACCCAGGCGCGGCTTGGCGGAAACCACCCAGCCGAAACCACCGGGCAGTTCGTCGTTGCCAAGTTCGAGCACGACACCGCCCGTCCCGTTGACGGCTATGCCGCGCCGCAGCTCCACACCCACGCTGTCATCTTCAATGTCACTCAGCGCGAGAACGGGCAAACCCGAGCGCTCCAAGAGCACGGCTACTTCGATTCTCAGCAGTTCGCCACTGCCGTATATCAATCAGAGTTGACGTATCGACTTCGGAATCTTGGCTATGAAATCGAAGCCGGTAGAAGCGGAGCACCTGAGATCAAGGGATACACCTTGGAGTATCTCGACGCCTCTAGCGCACGCCGCGATCAGATACGTGAGCGCATGGAAAAACACGGCCTTCACGGCTATGAAGCGGCGGATATCGCGGCACACGCCAGCCGCAGCGAAAAACTTATGCAGACACCCGCCGAGGTGCTTGCCGCCCATCGGCACCTTGCCGCCGAGTACGGTAACCAGCCCGATCATGTCGTGGCTGAGGCCCAGGAGCGCGCGCGCATTCACACCGCCGAACGCACTCACGAAACCGTGCAGAAAGTCGCCCGCGAAGCGGTCACCTTTGCCCGCGAGCGCAGCTTCGAGCGCGAAGCCGTCACCGATGAGCGCGACCTCTTCCGCGACGCTTTGCGCCGCGGGATGAGCGAAGTCACCTATACCGAAGTACGCGCTAACTTCGAGACGCGCATTGCCTCCGGCGAGTTCCAGCTTGTGCCCGGAGAAAAACATGAGACCGGGCGGCAGTTCACGACGGCAGAGACGATACGCACCGAGAAAGAAATTTTGCGCCAGATGCAGCAAGGACACGGGCGCGCCGAACAGATCATGTCTATCCAGGCCGCTGTCGCCCACACAGAAAAGCAGCAGCATTTGAACGCCGGACAGCGGGCTGCTGCTGAAGAGATTTTGACCTCGCGCGACGTTGTACAAGGGCTGGAGGGAAGGGCCGGTGTCGGGAAAACGACCCTCTTAAAATCCGTCCGCGAAGCGGCCGAAACGCGCGGCTATGTCGTCGAAGGCTTCGCCCCGACTTCCCGCGCCGCGAACCAACTCCGCGAGGCCGGGATCTCCGCCGATACCTTACAGGGCTTCCTAGTTCGCGCCCGCCAGGCTACCGCCGACCGCCATCTGTACATGGTCGATGAATCCAGTCTCGCCAGCACCAAGCAAGTGCGCGACTTCCTCACCAAGCTGGAATCCGGCGACCGCGTGTTGCTCATCGGAGATACACGACAGCATCAGGGCGTCGAAGCCGGCAAGCCTTTCGAGCAGTTGGTGAAGGCCGGAATGAAGACGGCCCAGCTTGACCAGATCGTGCGTCAACGAGAGGCCCCTGAGTTGTTGAGGGCGGTCGAGCATTTGTCGCGTGGCGAAATCGCCGAGGGGGTGGCGCTCCTGGAACAGCAGGGCCGAGTTACCGAGATTGCCGACCCGCAACAGCGCATCGCGGCGATTGCGCGGAGCTACGCCGCCAGCCCGGAAAACACCATCGTTGTTTCCCCCGATAATGCCTCGCGCCGTCAGATCAATCAGGCGGTGCGTTCCGAATTGCAAGCCCTCGGAGCAGTCGCTTCAGAGGGTTATGCCATGCGCGTACTCGCCCCTCGTTCGGACATGACCGGTGCGGATAGAACCTGGGCTGCTCGCTACGCCGTAGATGACGTTCTGTACTATCCGCGTGGCAGCCAAGACATCGGAATCGGGCGACAAAGCTATACAAAGGTGATCGCTACCCAATCCAAAAACAACCTGCTGACCGTCCTGAAAGAAGATGGAGCCACCGTCACCTACAACCCCGCACGGCTCTATGGGGTAAACGTCTACCGCGAGTTGGAGCGGGAGTTCGCTGTAGGCGATCGACTGGGCTTTACTGCGCCTTCCAAAGAGTTAGGCGTTGCCAACCGAGACCTTGGCACGGTGCAGCATATCGACAAAGGCAATCAACTTTCGGTGAAGATGGACAACGGTAAATCCATCAGCTTCGACGCCAACCAAATGCGACACATCGACCACGGCTATGCCGTCACATCACACAGCTCACAAGGGCTGACAGCCGACCGAGTTTTGGTGAATATCGACACCCGTAGCCACCCAGAGCTCATCAATACCCGCTTTGCCTACGTGTCCGTCTCGCGCGCAGCTCAGGATGCTCAAATTTTCACCAATGATGCGTCGAAGCTTGCCACTAATCTCACCAATGCAGTATCCAAGACATCGGCGATCGAAGTGGGAACTGGCTTTGGCATCTGA
- a CDS encoding type IV secretion system DNA-binding domain-containing protein, which yields MTNTQWGRKETIVRPPHYPVYSFGAVFVALMVTVVCVYLHLAFVMTPLQRYYLSCYAETGFVGTMRQRSEYQLVTVADRQRHTRPVAEADVQPGSTPQLIGKPIPLALSPAAHASGVVFLYRGPKVAYMNRPLHDYLRRFVYDGASVLGIFGIPLWSGLAVFLLQLPFAVRKDVRRLKEMKYGRLLKGPVLVSPNGFNKVVKGDGIGFKTTESKELMRIPLRAEGQHIEIMGDTGAGKSRLVMQLLAQIKERGHSAIVYDPACEFVQRFYDADRGDIILNPLDARCPYWGPSEELRRRAEARAIAASLYQPTTDKKGEFFTETPQKIFAHLLTFGPTPQELVEWMANPEEIDRRVQNTEMAMMIAKGAQQQRNGVLASLGLIADSLRMLPRKEKATSHWTATEWSEHRKGWIFITSKPSEREALRPLHSLWIDLLVLRLLNEPKESQHPVWFVLDELASLQRLPQLHTAITENRKAKNPLILGFQGKAQLEMIYGHLAEVMLSQPATKIFLKITEPKAAEWVSNAIGKVEIERLRETHSTGLRAGNNFSVERQVEPLVLDSEISGLPDRHAFLKLGNTVARFSFAYHDIPATQPAFVPRPLDDDDLTFDPKTLTKKPSQTDAIEEAAESVQAGFSLGD from the coding sequence ATGACCAACACACAATGGGGCCGCAAAGAAACCATCGTTCGTCCGCCGCACTATCCCGTCTACAGCTTCGGAGCCGTGTTTGTTGCGCTCATGGTGACCGTCGTCTGCGTTTACCTCCACCTCGCTTTTGTCATGACTCCGCTGCAACGCTATTACCTCTCCTGCTATGCCGAAACGGGTTTCGTTGGCACCATGCGCCAGCGCAGCGAGTACCAGCTTGTTACGGTGGCAGACCGCCAGCGCCACACCCGGCCTGTCGCGGAAGCCGATGTGCAACCAGGTTCTACGCCGCAGCTAATCGGCAAGCCGATACCCTTGGCGCTCTCCCCAGCGGCCCATGCCTCCGGCGTCGTTTTTCTCTATCGGGGACCGAAGGTTGCCTACATGAACCGCCCTCTTCATGACTACCTTCGCCGCTTCGTTTATGACGGTGCTTCTGTCTTAGGCATCTTCGGCATACCGCTGTGGTCAGGGCTTGCCGTCTTTCTTCTCCAACTCCCATTCGCCGTCCGCAAAGACGTTCGACGGCTCAAAGAGATGAAGTATGGACGACTGCTAAAAGGCCCCGTCCTGGTCTCTCCAAACGGCTTCAATAAGGTCGTCAAGGGCGATGGCATCGGGTTCAAAACTACCGAGTCCAAAGAGCTCATGCGCATCCCCCTACGCGCCGAAGGGCAGCACATCGAAATCATGGGCGATACCGGCGCGGGAAAGTCCCGGCTGGTCATGCAGCTTCTCGCACAGATCAAGGAACGCGGCCATTCTGCCATCGTCTATGACCCGGCTTGCGAGTTCGTGCAGCGGTTTTACGATGCCGACCGTGGCGACATTATTTTGAATCCGCTCGACGCGCGCTGCCCCTACTGGGGACCATCCGAAGAGCTGCGCCGCCGCGCCGAAGCCAGGGCCATAGCCGCGTCGCTATATCAACCGACCACGGACAAGAAAGGCGAGTTTTTCACCGAGACACCGCAGAAAATCTTCGCACATCTTCTGACCTTTGGCCCAACGCCGCAGGAGTTGGTGGAGTGGATGGCGAACCCCGAAGAAATCGACCGGCGGGTGCAGAATACCGAGATGGCCATGATGATTGCGAAGGGTGCGCAGCAGCAGCGCAACGGCGTCCTGGCTTCCCTTGGCCTAATCGCCGACAGCTTGCGAATGCTCCCACGGAAAGAGAAAGCAACAAGCCATTGGACCGCGACCGAATGGTCGGAGCATCGCAAGGGATGGATATTCATTACGTCCAAACCGAGCGAGCGGGAGGCGCTCCGTCCCCTGCATAGTCTATGGATCGACCTGCTTGTGCTTCGTCTCCTGAACGAGCCCAAAGAGAGCCAGCATCCGGTCTGGTTCGTGCTGGACGAGTTGGCCAGTTTGCAGCGTCTCCCGCAGCTGCACACTGCGATCACCGAGAACAGAAAGGCAAAGAACCCCCTGATCCTTGGCTTTCAAGGTAAGGCCCAGCTTGAGATGATCTACGGGCATCTGGCCGAGGTGATGCTGTCGCAGCCAGCGACCAAGATATTCCTGAAAATCACGGAGCCCAAGGCTGCCGAATGGGTGTCGAACGCCATCGGCAAGGTCGAGATTGAGCGGCTGCGGGAGACGCACTCCACCGGCCTGCGGGCTGGCAACAACTTCAGCGTGGAGCGCCAGGTCGAGCCTTTGGTACTGGACTCGGAAATTTCCGGGCTCCCCGACAGGCACGCATTCCTGAAGCTGGGAAACACGGTGGCCAGATTCTCATTTGCCTATCACGACATCCCCGCAACCCAGCCGGCGTTCGTGCCGCGTCCATTGGACGACGACGATCTTACCTTCGACCCGAAGACGCTCACGAAGAAGCCGTCCCAAACCGATGCGATCGAAGAAGCCGCAGAATCCGTACAGGCCGGATTCTCCCTCGGAGACTAG
- a CDS encoding DNA-primase RepB domain-containing protein: protein MNTQTAHEFLTRCFLPGETIALLLRRENPASTTQRIVTLEQAIAPRYLAWLRYENHNGANVYVAANPLRTGSRKRTKDCIAVVRHLYLDIDLDGDTRVTALMESAAVPVPTVILSTSPDKYQVLWRVEGFDFDQQENMMKLLVIAFGGDSACTDRNRVLRLPGFQNRKYDPAHLVTVDYPSDSVYGPADFGLDDTLLNSVRPLCGSERMSPIGKNTHSEQDWAWAVRELSLGEDVGKLTLMLASRRSDKPNPLYYAQRTIDVASARFLLMEGAAIEDVIAVLEDRHSAELPASLCASRAREIATTAQRMIARSKFASTHHPKENDNATA, encoded by the coding sequence ATGAACACGCAGACCGCACACGAATTCCTGACCCGATGCTTCCTCCCGGGAGAGACGATTGCTCTCCTGCTCCGCAGAGAGAACCCAGCATCGACGACGCAACGCATCGTGACCTTGGAGCAGGCCATCGCACCGCGTTATCTCGCATGGCTGCGTTACGAGAACCACAATGGCGCGAACGTCTATGTCGCTGCCAATCCGCTTCGCACCGGGAGCCGCAAGAGGACGAAGGATTGCATCGCAGTAGTTCGTCATCTGTACCTCGACATCGACTTAGACGGCGACACCAGAGTCACCGCGCTCATGGAGTCGGCGGCCGTGCCGGTTCCGACCGTCATCCTCTCCACATCGCCGGACAAGTATCAAGTTCTATGGAGGGTCGAGGGATTCGACTTCGACCAACAGGAAAACATGATGAAGTTGCTTGTTATCGCCTTCGGCGGTGACTCCGCTTGCACCGACCGCAACCGCGTTCTCCGTTTGCCGGGATTCCAGAATCGCAAGTACGATCCTGCTCACCTTGTCACTGTCGATTATCCCAGTGACTCCGTCTACGGTCCCGCAGACTTTGGACTGGACGATACGTTGCTGAATTCCGTGCGCCCGCTTTGTGGTTCTGAGCGGATGTCCCCGATAGGGAAGAACACACACTCCGAACAGGATTGGGCATGGGCAGTGCGCGAGCTCTCGCTCGGTGAGGATGTCGGCAAGCTAACGCTCATGCTCGCTTCCCGCCGCTCGGATAAACCCAATCCTCTCTACTACGCCCAGCGCACTATCGACGTCGCATCCGCTCGTTTTTTGCTGATGGAAGGCGCGGCAATCGAAGACGTAATCGCCGTCCTGGAAGATCGCCATTCTGCCGAGTTGCCGGCCTCGCTTTGTGCCTCCAGAGCGCGGGAGATCGCGACCACAGCGCAGCGAATGATTGCGCGCTCCAAGTTTGCTTCAACTCATCACCCAAAGGAGAACGATAATGCCACTGCTTGA
- a CDS encoding single-stranded DNA-binding protein: MYSNKVTLIGFLGNDAEVRTNDNRSFTTLSLATKSSYKKDGQYISHTEWHRCVVFSKLSEFAGTLKKGAHLQVEGELRSREYEAKKVGKKPAQKKTIWEIRVNSILKLDRAEKASPEDQEAADHNPEEAAA; encoded by the coding sequence ATGTACTCGAACAAAGTCACCCTCATCGGCTTCCTCGGCAACGACGCAGAAGTTCGCACCAACGACAACCGCAGCTTCACAACCCTCTCGCTGGCAACCAAGAGCTCCTACAAGAAGGACGGCCAGTACATCTCGCACACCGAGTGGCACCGTTGCGTTGTCTTCAGCAAGCTCAGTGAGTTCGCCGGCACGTTGAAGAAGGGCGCTCATCTGCAGGTGGAAGGCGAGCTGCGCAGCCGGGAGTACGAGGCCAAGAAGGTCGGCAAGAAGCCAGCCCAGAAGAAGACCATCTGGGAGATTCGGGTGAACTCGATTCTCAAGCTGGACCGGGCGGAGAAGGCCAGCCCGGAGGATCAGGAAGCAGCAGACCACAACCCGGAGGAAGCGGCCGCATAA
- a CDS encoding CpaF family protein, with the protein MSYHLILPFFPEELRELLLDPSISDLMINGTTGVYADRDGVVQHIPLSEPYTNDRLQAAIERVARILGQDLTAQNPILNTRLPDGSRVAVVGAPSSINGPTLTIRKFNRWYTSDELIESGSMPQQVRNTVVELIGKKKNGIISGGTGSGKTTLMKAFLDHIPETERLLIIEQPAELKVAHKNAVRWEAVEEIPGQVAITPSELLAAALRHRPDRIIMGEIRNECGYDLLQAMNTGHGGTLSTIHAKSAWDALNRLSNLALSARPNLNHAFMRSETAEAIDFVLYCERDHTGRRRVRELITVTGYSHADQTFQTEEVYRASAA; encoded by the coding sequence ATGAGCTACCACCTCATTCTGCCGTTCTTTCCCGAAGAACTGCGCGAGCTATTGCTCGATCCTTCCATCTCGGACCTGATGATTAACGGCACTACCGGCGTGTATGCGGACCGCGATGGCGTCGTGCAGCACATTCCGCTGTCCGAGCCGTACACGAACGACCGGCTACAGGCGGCTATTGAGCGTGTGGCACGAATTCTGGGCCAGGACTTGACGGCCCAGAATCCGATCTTGAATACCCGTCTGCCGGACGGCTCTCGTGTCGCCGTTGTGGGTGCGCCATCGTCCATCAATGGGCCAACGCTAACCATTCGCAAGTTCAACCGCTGGTATACGTCCGATGAGCTGATCGAATCAGGTAGTATGCCCCAGCAAGTCCGGAACACGGTGGTGGAGCTGATCGGCAAGAAAAAGAATGGCATCATCAGCGGCGGAACGGGTTCGGGCAAGACGACCTTGATGAAGGCATTCCTTGACCATATCCCGGAGACCGAACGGCTGCTCATTATCGAGCAACCGGCAGAGTTGAAGGTCGCCCATAAGAACGCTGTTCGTTGGGAGGCAGTGGAGGAGATTCCGGGGCAAGTTGCCATCACGCCAAGCGAGCTATTGGCAGCGGCTCTCCGGCATCGTCCAGATCGCATCATCATGGGAGAAATTCGCAACGAATGCGGCTACGACCTGCTCCAGGCGATGAACACGGGCCACGGCGGAACCCTCTCTACGATCCATGCAAAGTCAGCATGGGACGCCCTCAATCGTCTCTCCAATCTCGCTCTCAGTGCCAGGCCGAATCTCAACCACGCCTTCATGCGGTCTGAGACGGCAGAAGCAATCGACTTCGTGCTCTATTGTGAGCGCGACCATACAGGCCGGCGTCGCGTGCGCGAGTTGATTACAGTCACCGGCTACAGCCATGCAGACCAGACCTTCCAGACCGAGGAGGTCTACCGCGCCTCCGCAGCCTGA
- a CDS encoding VirB8/TrbF family protein encodes MSSATLPIEARLTPEQVLLTDQIGNEVYASHYAERKLSRFVIGTESVLLLGAMGLIFSLAHRPIANRYIRIDEMGRAQAIAYTDLNYSPREGEVRTYLTDWANYRYTLNRDTIGKKYPLNYYFLSASLASQLMTADNQNHFVSQVVGGQVEQSDVEVKNVTITTMSEETVQGTTIARGTALVTIDKLYSQRNSREPRTEHWLLSVTYYLNPRQVSDQARIFPQFETINPLGLTITEFHENRMSVDPIAVGVNAAPPAIATPPVTEGAR; translated from the coding sequence ATGTCCAGCGCCACTCTACCCATTGAAGCCCGGCTTACCCCGGAGCAAGTCCTCCTCACCGACCAGATCGGCAACGAGGTGTATGCCTCACATTATGCCGAGCGGAAACTTAGCCGATTCGTCATCGGAACTGAGTCAGTCCTGCTGCTTGGAGCAATGGGCTTGATCTTCTCTCTCGCACACCGTCCCATTGCAAACCGCTACATCCGCATCGACGAGATGGGACGCGCCCAGGCCATCGCCTATACCGACCTCAACTACAGCCCCCGCGAGGGCGAAGTGCGAACGTATCTGACGGATTGGGCGAACTATCGCTATACGCTCAACCGGGACACAATCGGGAAGAAGTACCCGCTCAATTATTACTTTCTGTCCGCGAGCTTGGCATCGCAGTTGATGACGGCGGACAACCAGAATCACTTTGTCTCACAGGTGGTCGGAGGACAGGTTGAGCAGAGCGATGTCGAGGTCAAGAACGTCACAATCACAACCATGTCCGAGGAGACAGTCCAAGGCACCACGATCGCCCGAGGAACGGCACTTGTCACCATCGACAAGCTCTACTCGCAGCGGAACTCGCGAGAGCCAAGAACAGAACACTGGCTGCTCAGCGTCACCTACTATCTGAACCCCAGGCAGGTGAGCGATCAGGCACGGATATTCCCACAATTCGAGACGATCAACCCGCTCGGATTGACCATTACGGAGTTCCACGAAAACCGGATGTCAGTCGATCCCATTGCAGTCGGAGTCAACGCTGCCCCGCCAGCTATAGCGACGCCGCCAGTCACGGAGGGAGCGCGATGA
- a CDS encoding TrbI/VirB10 family protein, producing MPETNQNQPATVPQQPEAPSPLKKSTPVIVGLIAIVALIGIANLSSLVSGNKKSAPVSAMPMRPASANPQQVSSFETQQHMQAQRDADDRQHQQELAALQQQLQAEQAVPGPESAGTAPMTAAQRNAIYGDSPNAPKQTSNVSQAQAEAKQKALVREKLHQDALSSDTVAIDFAHAAAPTGIPVQPTAVLGEREEMTPNASTETLAAIPSNGGDGRKQPSVQAAAEPQPKTNGKSDPMAGYDFDSYQGRLYRVFEGTVLEGVVTNHIDGGLTGPILIMLTTDYYSHDHQQLLMPQGTRLIGNVQSVGNAQQRKMFVTFHRAVCPDGFSLDFDKYIGLDPLGTTGLATNVDHGYLQAFAAAAAVGGLGGLAQIGNSGSVLSSSTQSRNGISEQAATEGEQVLNHFLNRLPIITLKEGSRARVYIGRDILIPSYAEHRVDPTL from the coding sequence ATGCCCGAGACAAATCAGAACCAGCCAGCCACCGTGCCGCAGCAGCCAGAGGCCCCTTCTCCATTGAAGAAGAGCACTCCGGTTATCGTCGGCCTCATCGCCATCGTAGCCCTGATCGGCATTGCAAACCTTTCCAGCCTCGTAAGTGGCAACAAGAAGTCCGCGCCAGTCAGTGCGATGCCCATGCGCCCTGCGTCAGCCAACCCGCAGCAGGTTAGCAGCTTCGAGACGCAGCAGCACATGCAGGCGCAGCGAGATGCCGATGACCGTCAGCACCAACAGGAGCTTGCTGCCTTACAGCAGCAGCTCCAGGCTGAACAGGCCGTACCCGGCCCTGAATCCGCCGGGACCGCTCCCATGACTGCCGCGCAGCGCAACGCCATCTATGGCGATAGTCCTAACGCGCCTAAGCAGACGTCCAATGTCTCTCAGGCACAGGCTGAGGCCAAGCAGAAGGCTTTGGTGCGAGAGAAGTTGCATCAAGACGCTCTCAGCAGCGATACCGTGGCAATCGACTTCGCCCACGCTGCGGCACCGACCGGAATCCCAGTACAGCCTACCGCTGTTTTGGGCGAACGCGAGGAGATGACACCAAATGCCTCCACGGAGACCCTTGCGGCCATCCCCTCCAATGGAGGGGATGGTAGAAAGCAGCCGAGCGTCCAAGCCGCCGCAGAGCCACAGCCGAAGACCAACGGCAAGAGCGACCCGATGGCTGGTTACGACTTCGACAGCTACCAAGGAAGGCTCTATCGCGTGTTTGAGGGAACAGTCCTTGAAGGCGTCGTGACCAATCACATCGACGGCGGCTTGACTGGTCCCATCCTCATCATGCTCACCACGGACTACTACTCCCACGACCACCAGCAACTTCTTATGCCGCAAGGAACGCGGCTGATTGGGAACGTACAGAGCGTGGGCAATGCCCAACAGAGGAAGATGTTCGTCACCTTCCACCGTGCAGTGTGCCCGGATGGTTTCTCTCTCGACTTCGACAAGTACATCGGCCTTGACCCTCTAGGAACGACCGGCTTGGCAACGAATGTGGATCATGGCTATCTCCAGGCGTTCGCCGCAGCCGCTGCAGTAGGCGGTCTGGGAGGACTCGCGCAGATCGGCAACAGCGGGAGCGTCCTGTCTTCGTCCACTCAGAGTCGGAACGGAATCTCGGAGCAGGCCGCCACTGAGGGCGAACAAGTGCTCAACCACTTCCTTAACCGGTTGCCGATCATCACGCTCAAAGAGGGCTCTCGCGCCCGCGTATATATCGGCCGCGACATCCTGATTCCGTCCTACGCAGAGCATCGCGTAGATCCCACCCTGTGA
- a CDS encoding TrbG/VirB9 family P-type conjugative transfer protein — translation MKPLFLVFVTFGLTLATATANAVTTSEPHHLQSNAPRSVTVTEAETPPVIRAGLLQSTLILLPAEEKIATVFGGDTVDWVFDGGHVASRFISIKPKLANTSTDIHIVSDHGNEYTLQLQEISSDADAHFDSKVFIIPGDKVAKDRLTDLPVFVPAAELEKAKQEAVSAKAAQTAELKAEEAKAETYRSQYPGSLHFDFTWDDKKGKELGLQQIWHDDKFTYLRGHFQETPALYELKDKKGSLINFDYNAGLYTVPKQLDNGYLTIGKQRVDFHRIDGKE, via the coding sequence GTGAAGCCCCTCTTCCTCGTCTTCGTAACCTTTGGACTCACTCTCGCAACGGCCACCGCAAATGCGGTCACGACCTCGGAGCCGCACCATCTCCAGTCGAACGCTCCGCGTTCTGTCACCGTCACGGAGGCCGAGACGCCACCGGTGATCCGTGCGGGTCTGCTGCAATCGACGCTCATCCTCCTACCCGCCGAGGAGAAGATCGCTACCGTCTTCGGTGGAGACACGGTGGACTGGGTTTTCGACGGCGGCCATGTGGCCAGCCGCTTCATCAGCATCAAGCCGAAGCTGGCGAACACGAGCACGGACATCCACATCGTCTCCGACCACGGCAACGAATACACGTTGCAGCTTCAGGAGATCTCCAGTGACGCCGACGCTCACTTCGATTCCAAAGTGTTCATCATTCCCGGAGACAAGGTTGCGAAGGATAGGCTCACGGACCTGCCAGTCTTCGTTCCCGCGGCCGAGTTGGAGAAGGCCAAGCAGGAAGCCGTCTCCGCAAAAGCTGCGCAAACAGCAGAGCTGAAGGCGGAAGAGGCCAAGGCCGAGACGTACCGGAGCCAGTATCCAGGCAGCCTGCACTTTGACTTTACCTGGGACGACAAGAAGGGCAAGGAGCTTGGACTTCAGCAGATTTGGCATGACGACAAGTTCACTTACCTGCGCGGTCATTTCCAGGAGACTCCGGCGCTGTATGAGTTGAAGGACAAGAAGGGCTCGCTCATCAACTTTGATTACAACGCCGGCCTCTATACCGTTCCCAAGCAACTTGATAACGGGTATCTCACCATCGGCAAGCAAAGGGTGGACTTCCACCGCATCGACGGGAAGGAGTAA